In Afipia sp. GAS231, a single window of DNA contains:
- a CDS encoding amidohydrolase family protein has translation MIRHLLRAALFLFLIGQTCATANAQTVALTGGSIYASPEAAPIADAVVVVSKGVITAIGSRSEVQIPADARVIDCTGKTIVAGFWNSHVHFTEAVWRNAGSAPAAALEAHMQEMLTRWGFTSVWDLGSDPDDGLPLRRRVNSGEVPGPNIFFAGNMFPKGGHPVYIPREVPLPEVSTPEEAAKLSRGYLAMGLDGIKLFTGAFMGDKPVVNMEPAVAKAAVDVAHGQGKPVFAHPQNKAGVDTVIEAGVDVLAHTAPSQSGYTPEQLARFKSQNTALVPTLSLFTTVVLDPGVTARIVAAAVGQLKQFSDNGGVVLFGTDIGFIKLYDTSTEYELMHRALSERQVLASLTTNPATYFKAAKKGRVERGFDADLAVLDGDPIADVHNLAKVAYTIRAGQVIYQKP, from the coding sequence ATGATCCGTCATCTTCTGCGCGCCGCGCTCTTTCTGTTCCTGATCGGTCAGACGTGCGCCACCGCCAACGCGCAAACGGTCGCGCTGACCGGCGGCAGCATCTACGCCTCGCCGGAGGCTGCACCGATCGCCGATGCGGTCGTTGTTGTTTCCAAGGGCGTCATCACCGCGATCGGCAGCCGCAGCGAGGTCCAGATCCCCGCGGACGCCCGTGTCATCGATTGCACCGGCAAGACCATCGTCGCCGGCTTCTGGAACAGCCATGTCCACTTCACGGAAGCCGTGTGGAGAAATGCCGGTAGCGCGCCGGCGGCTGCGCTCGAAGCGCACATGCAGGAAATGCTGACACGTTGGGGTTTTACCAGCGTATGGGACCTCGGCTCCGACCCGGATGACGGCTTGCCGCTGCGCCGCCGCGTCAATTCAGGCGAAGTGCCGGGCCCGAACATCTTCTTTGCCGGCAACATGTTCCCGAAAGGCGGTCATCCCGTCTACATCCCGCGCGAGGTCCCGCTGCCGGAAGTCTCGACCCCCGAGGAGGCGGCGAAACTGTCGCGCGGCTACCTCGCCATGGGCCTCGATGGCATCAAGCTGTTCACCGGCGCCTTCATGGGTGACAAACCCGTCGTCAACATGGAGCCCGCGGTGGCGAAGGCTGCGGTCGACGTCGCGCATGGCCAGGGCAAGCCGGTATTCGCCCATCCGCAAAACAAGGCCGGCGTGGACACCGTGATCGAGGCCGGCGTCGATGTGCTCGCCCACACCGCGCCCAGTCAATCCGGCTACACGCCGGAGCAACTCGCGCGCTTCAAATCGCAGAATACCGCGCTGGTTCCGACGCTCTCGCTATTCACCACCGTGGTCCTCGACCCCGGCGTGACCGCGCGTATCGTCGCGGCCGCGGTCGGCCAGCTCAAGCAGTTTTCGGACAATGGAGGGGTCGTGCTGTTTGGCACCGACATCGGTTTCATCAAGCTCTACGACACCTCGACCGAATATGAGCTGATGCACCGCGCGCTGTCGGAGAGGCAGGTGCTGGCCTCGCTGACCACCAACCCGGCCACCTATTTCAAGGCGGCGAAGAAGGGCAGGGTCGAGAGGGGGTTCGACGCCGATCTCGCGGTACTCGATGGCGATCCCATCGCCGACGTCCATAACCTCGCCAAGGTCGCCTACACCATCCGTGCGGGGCAGGTGATCTACCAGAAGCCCTGA